CATGCGGagcacagcagccagaatgagACTGTAGGAGGCCaaaatgagagacagagggaTCAAGAGCATCAGGATGCAGCACACATACatgaaaaactcaaaaaatgTAGTGTCGGCACAGGCAAGGCGCACAAGTGAGGGTGCTTCACAGAAGAAGTGGTTGATTTCTCGAGAATGGCAGTAAGGGAAGCTCAGAGTGGCACCAGCCTGCATCAGTCCGTCCACCCCTCCCAGAAGCCAGGAGCCTGTGGTCATGTGCAAACAAAGCTTCTGATTCATGAGGATAGGGTAGCGCAGGGGGTGACATATGGCCACATAACGGTCATAGGCCATTGCCGCTAAGAGGAAGCATTCACCACCTCCCAGAGTGAGAAACAGGAAGATCTGAGTTccacagccagcaggagagatgGACTTGGTGCCCATCAGGTAGTTGGTTGCCATTTTGGGGATTATGGTGGAGACCAGCATCATGTCCATGAGGGAGAGCTGGCTAAGCaagaagtacatgggtgtgtgcaGCTGGGGGTCCTCATGGATGAGCAGGATCATGAGGGCATTGCCCATCAGGGAGGTGAGGAAGATCATGAGCACCATGGAAAAGAGGAACACATGGGTCGGAGTGTGGTTAAAGAGCCctaaaagaatgaagtttatctctgtggtgtcatttgctTCTTCCATGGCTCCAGTCATGCCTGGAAGACAAGGAATGAGAGTTGCTTGAAGGGAAGTTTAGGCATTTACTTAAGAAGAGGTGGTCAAACGACGTAGAAAAAAGAATGACACTTGGAGAAATAATTACATCTTTAATCTTTCACTTTGTGACAGGATATTTGCCTTAGCATTCTATCATACATCTCTGCTATTATTACACAGTATTTTTAATCCTATGAAAAGTGCATAACAAGTATTGTTGCAGtacacattatatttctattctttctgtATGTCTTGTTAGTATGCCACACATAATTTACTCATTGTGTTAGGAAATATTATGATATTccagttttctaaaatgtttgtaCTTCTGTTTTGGAGAGCCTGATAGTCCCACATTTT
This Ursus arctos isolate Adak ecotype North America unplaced genomic scaffold, UrsArc2.0 scaffold_5, whole genome shotgun sequence DNA region includes the following protein-coding sequences:
- the LOC113261416 gene encoding olfactory receptor 2T33-like, with amino-acid sequence MEEANDTTEINFILLGLFNHTPTHVFLFSMVLMIFLTSLMGNALMILLIHEDPQLHTPMYFLLSQLSLMDMMLVSTIIPKMATNYLMGTKSISPAGCGTQIFLFLTLGGGECFLLAAMAYDRYVAICHPLRYPILMNQKLCLHMTTGSWLLGGVDGLMQAGATLSFPYCHSREINHFFCEAPSLVRLACADTTFFEFFMYVCCILMLLIPLSLILASYSLILAAVLRMRSTAAQKKAFATCSSHLAVVGLFYGAIIFIYMRPKSYRSVAHDKVVSAFYTIFTPVLNPLIYSVRNKEVKGALRKWLGTCKWNLKTKQNNAQR